One window of Burkholderia cepacia GG4 genomic DNA carries:
- a CDS encoding alpha/beta hydrolase, which translates to MPLDPQAQALLAALAQAPALDFDQLTVPAYRAIVAAGGAFAPGDAIAAEEDWQIPAAGRQLSARLYRPAADGPLPLTVFFHGGGFVACGIDSHANLCRSLARRARTLVLSVDYRLAPEARFPAAAHDACDAVRWAAASARDLGARAGAIAVAGDSAGGNLAAVAALQLRGSGIAIAHQLLLYPVVDCATEHPSYESLGDGYFLTADAMRWFKRQYFDDGADRASPLASPLAVQDLSGVAPATIVSAEFDPLRDEAEAFALRLAQAGTPVSLVRWPGQLHGFASMLGAVDAADRVLTFGADALRHAFDTAEAR; encoded by the coding sequence ATGCCACTCGACCCTCAGGCGCAGGCGCTGCTCGCCGCGCTCGCCCAAGCGCCCGCGCTCGATTTCGATCAGCTGACCGTTCCCGCCTACCGGGCGATCGTCGCCGCGGGCGGCGCCTTCGCGCCCGGCGACGCGATCGCCGCCGAAGAAGACTGGCAGATCCCCGCAGCGGGTCGTCAGTTATCCGCACGACTGTATCGACCGGCCGCCGACGGGCCGTTGCCGCTGACCGTGTTCTTTCACGGCGGCGGCTTCGTCGCGTGCGGGATCGACTCGCACGCGAACCTGTGCCGCAGCCTCGCCAGGCGGGCGCGCACGCTCGTGCTGTCAGTCGATTACCGGCTCGCGCCCGAAGCGCGCTTCCCGGCGGCCGCGCACGACGCATGCGACGCCGTGCGCTGGGCCGCGGCCAGTGCGCGCGATCTCGGCGCGCGTGCCGGTGCGATCGCCGTGGCCGGCGACAGCGCGGGCGGCAACCTGGCCGCGGTCGCCGCGCTGCAGTTGCGCGGTTCGGGCATCGCGATCGCGCACCAGTTGCTGCTGTATCCGGTCGTCGATTGCGCGACCGAGCATCCGTCGTACGAATCGCTCGGCGACGGCTATTTCCTGACGGCGGACGCGATGCGCTGGTTCAAGCGCCAGTATTTCGACGACGGCGCCGATCGCGCATCGCCGCTCGCGAGCCCGCTCGCCGTCCAGGACCTGTCGGGCGTGGCGCCGGCCACCATCGTCAGTGCGGAATTCGACCCGCTGCGCGACGAGGCCGAAGCGTTTGCGCTGCGTCTCGCGCAAGCTGGCACGCCGGTGTCGCTCGTGCGCTGGCCGGGCCAGCTGCACGGCTTCGCGAGCATGCTCGGCGCGGTCGACGCGGCTGACCGCGTGCTGACTTTCGGCGCCGATGCGCTGCGCCACGCGTTCGACACGGCGGAGGCGCGATGA
- a CDS encoding helix-turn-helix transcriptional regulator encodes METRWAPQESQSTSEEADIGVADFSELMARIYQGPMETPPWAGALELVRRLLQANYVTLILRAAASDRRAPLSVHASEFGPVVPGDGEASYNNYYYSLDPFVGLPADRVVTVDDVFGDTGWLSSELYKQFLKPQDVRYILGADLRTSSGVECRFRVCRNHASKQFSARDKAICALLLPHLKRAVELHSRLDTAEVERSIYANAINRMQIGTITLDENGTLIDMNSVADEILKQNNGLTIARGTIEATDAQENRTLKRLIRHAVMGHHGTAAAIVEAMPITRGFDKPRLGLLVRTVLLSDWSEDNKRRPAVTLFLRDPDRKPQGAQEIIRKLFDLTPAETSLALLLTNGLTLEEAAEESGISKNTARTHLRAIFSKTGVTRQATLVRILLGSVVPLG; translated from the coding sequence ATGGAGACGAGATGGGCCCCGCAAGAGAGCCAGTCAACGAGCGAGGAGGCCGACATCGGCGTCGCTGATTTCAGCGAGCTGATGGCGCGCATCTACCAGGGACCGATGGAAACGCCGCCGTGGGCGGGCGCGCTCGAACTGGTTCGCCGGCTGCTGCAGGCCAACTATGTGACGCTGATCCTGCGCGCGGCCGCGAGCGACCGTCGCGCGCCGCTGTCCGTCCATGCGTCGGAATTCGGCCCGGTCGTGCCGGGCGACGGCGAGGCGTCGTACAACAACTACTACTATTCGCTCGACCCGTTCGTCGGCCTGCCGGCCGATCGGGTGGTCACGGTCGACGACGTGTTCGGCGATACGGGCTGGCTGTCGAGCGAACTGTACAAGCAGTTCCTGAAGCCGCAGGACGTGCGCTACATCCTGGGCGCGGACCTGCGCACGTCGTCGGGCGTCGAGTGCCGGTTCCGCGTGTGCCGCAACCATGCGTCGAAGCAGTTCTCCGCACGCGACAAGGCGATCTGCGCGCTGCTGCTGCCGCACCTGAAGCGTGCGGTCGAGCTGCATTCGCGGCTCGACACGGCCGAGGTCGAACGGTCGATCTACGCGAACGCGATCAACCGGATGCAGATCGGCACGATCACGCTCGACGAGAACGGTACCCTCATCGACATGAACAGCGTCGCCGACGAGATCCTGAAGCAGAACAACGGTCTGACGATTGCGCGCGGCACGATCGAGGCGACCGATGCGCAGGAGAACCGCACGCTCAAGCGGCTGATCCGCCACGCGGTGATGGGGCACCATGGCACGGCCGCGGCGATCGTCGAGGCGATGCCGATCACGCGCGGCTTCGACAAGCCGCGCCTCGGGCTGCTGGTGCGCACCGTGCTGCTGTCCGACTGGTCGGAGGACAACAAGCGCCGACCGGCCGTCACGTTGTTCCTGCGCGATCCCGACCGCAAGCCGCAGGGCGCACAGGAAATCATCCGCAAGCTGTTCGACCTGACGCCCGCCGAGACGTCGCTCGCGCTGCTGCTGACGAACGGGCTGACGCTCGAGGAGGCGGCGGAGGAGTCCGGGATCAGCAAGAACACGGCGCGCACGCACCTGCGGGCGATCTTCTCGAAGACGGGCGTGACGCGCCAGGCGACGCTCGTGCGAA
- the ribBA gene encoding bifunctional 3,4-dihydroxy-2-butanone-4-phosphate synthase/GTP cyclohydrolase II, producing the protein MTLASTLEIVDELRAGRMVLLVDEEDRENEGDLVIAADHVTPEAINFMARFGRGLICLTLTAERCEHLRLPPMADHNGTPFGTAFTVSIEAAEGVTTGISAADRARTIRAAVRAGARPDDLVQPGHVFPIAARPGGVLVRAGHTEAGCDLAALAGLTPASVICEVMNDDGTMARLPELKAFAAHHGLKIGTIADLIHYRREHESLVERVGERPLHTPWGRFRAIEYRDTVHGAPHLALVRGEPDPATPVLTRVHECHSLLDLLDAEPSAHSWPLHAALQRIDAAGCGVAVLLDCDMRGDAMRMPAGHARRDGRVTGIGSQILRELGVRRLNVLSSPFRLPALSGHDLEIMAFIPLGDDDPESARAAQASPLRAA; encoded by the coding sequence ATGACGCTCGCCAGTACGCTGGAAATCGTCGACGAACTCCGCGCGGGACGGATGGTGCTGCTCGTCGACGAAGAGGATCGCGAAAACGAAGGCGATCTCGTGATCGCGGCCGATCACGTGACGCCCGAAGCGATCAACTTCATGGCGCGCTTCGGGCGCGGGCTGATCTGCCTGACGCTGACCGCCGAGCGCTGCGAGCATCTGCGCCTGCCGCCGATGGCCGATCACAACGGCACGCCGTTCGGTACCGCGTTCACCGTCAGCATCGAGGCGGCCGAAGGCGTGACGACCGGCATTTCGGCGGCCGATCGCGCTCGGACCATCCGTGCGGCGGTCCGTGCAGGCGCGCGCCCCGACGATCTCGTGCAGCCCGGCCACGTGTTTCCGATCGCCGCGCGCCCGGGCGGCGTGCTGGTACGCGCGGGGCACACCGAGGCCGGCTGCGATCTCGCGGCGCTCGCCGGGCTCACGCCCGCGTCGGTGATCTGCGAGGTGATGAACGACGACGGCACGATGGCGCGGCTGCCCGAGCTGAAGGCATTCGCCGCGCATCACGGGCTGAAGATCGGCACGATCGCGGACCTGATCCATTACCGCCGCGAGCACGAATCGCTCGTCGAACGCGTCGGCGAACGGCCCCTGCACACGCCGTGGGGCCGGTTCCGCGCGATCGAGTATCGCGACACCGTGCACGGCGCGCCGCATCTCGCGCTGGTACGCGGCGAGCCCGATCCGGCGACGCCCGTGCTGACGCGCGTGCACGAATGCCATTCGCTGCTCGACCTGCTCGACGCGGAGCCATCCGCGCATTCGTGGCCGCTGCACGCGGCGCTGCAGCGGATCGATGCGGCCGGCTGTGGTGTCGCGGTGCTGCTCGACTGCGACATGCGCGGCGACGCGATGCGGATGCCGGCCGGCCATGCGCGCCGCGACGGCCGCGTGACGGGGATCGGGTCGCAGATCCTGCGCGAGCTCGGCGTGCGCCGGCTGAACGTGCTGTCGAGCCCGTTCCGGCTGCCGGCGCTGTCGGGGCACGACCTGGAGATCATGGCGTTCATCCCGCTCGGCGACGACGACCCGGAAAGCGCGCGCGCCGCGCAGGCGAGCCCACTGCGGGCCGCATGA
- a CDS encoding helix-turn-helix transcriptional regulator, producing the protein MAFPVQTLSQLRPILVGFRKSAGLTQAQLAARLGVTQQSYAQLEANPSAVSIDRLFKVLNVLGVRLTLEPGTPDDASLPDVAAPVSTRRVPATRRRAPATPASSPPAAKAPSAVARKQPAAPHPGKPRGTKREDW; encoded by the coding sequence ATGGCATTCCCTGTCCAGACCTTGAGCCAGTTGCGCCCGATCCTCGTCGGCTTCCGGAAGTCGGCGGGGCTGACGCAGGCTCAGCTCGCCGCACGTCTCGGCGTCACGCAGCAGTCGTACGCGCAACTCGAAGCCAATCCGTCCGCGGTCAGCATCGACCGGCTCTTCAAGGTGCTGAACGTGCTCGGTGTCCGCCTGACGCTCGAGCCGGGCACGCCGGACGACGCCTCGCTGCCAGACGTCGCCGCACCTGTTTCGACCAGGCGCGTGCCGGCCACGCGCCGGCGCGCGCCCGCTACGCCGGCCAGCTCGCCGCCCGCGGCGAAGGCCCCGTCGGCCGTCGCGCGGAAACAGCCTGCCGCGCCCCACCCCGGCAAGCCTCGGGGCACCAAGCGGGAGGACTGGTGA
- a CDS encoding type II toxin-antitoxin system HipA family toxin has translation MARRPRHDRLDLWMNGIPVGYWEVRRGVERLVYLPAWIDDPQGRPLSLSLPFTPGNQPHQGAIVADYFDNLLPDSQPIRRRIAQRYRLGSTAPFELLASIGRDCVGALQLLPPDETPVDLEAIDGTALDDAAVADVLRHATAAPLPGHAEPDGELRLSIAGAQEKTALLRRGNRWLLPSGSTPTTHIFKLPLGRVGNMQADMRTSVENEWLCAQIVAAYGLPVAACDIGRFDDQKTLIVERFDRRPSRDGTWLLRLPQEDMCQATGTPSGAKYESDGGPGIATIMAILANSADAVQDRMNFFVTQLVFWVLAAIDGHAKNFSIAHLPGNTYRSTPLYDVLSAHPIIGTRRNQLPPRRARLAMAVCGKNRHYVIGDIQPRHWIAQGSRVGLTEDNVRAAMAAVAARTEPVITDVASRIPADFPADVADAIFDGMRRQARKLGAAE, from the coding sequence ATGGCCCGCCGCCCCCGCCACGACCGCCTCGACCTGTGGATGAACGGCATCCCGGTCGGATACTGGGAAGTCCGGCGCGGCGTCGAACGCCTCGTCTACCTGCCGGCGTGGATCGACGATCCGCAGGGGCGTCCGCTGTCGCTGTCCCTGCCGTTCACGCCCGGCAACCAGCCGCACCAGGGCGCGATCGTCGCCGACTACTTCGACAACCTGCTGCCCGACAGCCAGCCGATCCGCCGTCGCATCGCGCAGCGCTACCGGCTCGGGTCGACGGCGCCATTCGAGCTGCTCGCGTCGATCGGCCGCGATTGCGTGGGTGCGCTGCAGCTGCTGCCGCCCGACGAAACGCCGGTCGACCTGGAAGCCATCGACGGCACCGCGCTCGACGATGCAGCGGTGGCCGACGTGCTGCGTCACGCGACCGCCGCGCCGCTGCCCGGCCATGCGGAGCCCGACGGCGAGTTGCGCCTGTCGATCGCCGGCGCGCAGGAAAAGACCGCGCTGCTGCGCCGCGGCAACCGCTGGCTGCTGCCGTCGGGCAGCACGCCGACCACGCATATCTTCAAGCTGCCGCTGGGGCGCGTCGGGAACATGCAGGCCGACATGCGGACGTCGGTCGAGAATGAGTGGCTGTGCGCGCAGATCGTCGCCGCGTACGGCCTGCCGGTCGCGGCGTGCGACATCGGCCGGTTCGACGACCAGAAGACGCTGATCGTCGAGCGCTTCGACCGCCGGCCTTCCCGCGACGGCACGTGGCTCCTGCGGCTGCCGCAGGAGGACATGTGCCAGGCGACCGGCACGCCGTCGGGCGCGAAATACGAATCCGACGGCGGCCCCGGCATCGCGACGATCATGGCCATCCTCGCGAATTCCGCCGACGCCGTGCAGGACCGGATGAACTTCTTCGTCACGCAGCTCGTGTTCTGGGTGCTCGCGGCCATCGACGGCCACGCGAAGAATTTCAGCATCGCGCACCTGCCGGGCAACACGTATCGCAGCACGCCGCTGTACGACGTGCTGTCCGCGCATCCGATCATCGGTACGCGACGCAACCAGCTGCCGCCGCGGCGCGCACGGCTCGCGATGGCCGTGTGCGGGAAGAATCGCCATTACGTGATCGGCGACATCCAGCCGCGTCACTGGATCGCGCAGGGCAGCCGCGTCGGCCTGACCGAAGACAACGTGCGCGCGGCGATGGCCGCCGTGGCGGCACGCACCGAACCGGTGATCACCGACGTCGCGTCGCGCATTCCGGCGGATTTCCCGGCGGACGTGGCCGATGCGATCTTCGACGGGATGCGCCGCCAGGCCCGCAAGCTGGGCGCGGCCGAATAG
- a CDS encoding NADH:flavin oxidoreductase — protein MEPAALDTAFSPLQIGPLTLRNRLIKSATNEGMTPNGVPSRALVGFHERIAAGGAALTTVAYCAVSDDGRTFVDQAQLDAPTVRQFRALTDAVHRHGAAASAQITHGGCFTFLPSLSTKRPLSASGGFNKVGVMSGRFLKQAMTRDQMTVIADEFARAARHAHDAGFDAVEIHMGHGYLLSQFLSPLYNRRRDAYGGDAARRAAFPVEVLRRVLDAVGRDLAVICKIGVTEGVRGGGTADDACEIARRLEAEGAHLLVLSGGMNVESVWQLFGSPLPGDARANADNAIVRTAMALQKLTEPKMGAFREMYFLEHSKKVRAAVRMPLAYLGGVRSRENVALAMREGFDAVALARALVFEPGFVNGLRDGRLAQSGCTSCNRCVVSMYTPGGTACVLKEPNDPAPNRMPAVGM, from the coding sequence ATGGAACCCGCCGCCCTCGATACCGCGTTCAGCCCGCTGCAGATCGGCCCGCTGACGCTGCGCAACCGCCTGATCAAGTCCGCAACCAACGAAGGGATGACGCCGAACGGCGTGCCGTCGCGTGCGCTCGTCGGGTTTCATGAGCGCATCGCCGCAGGCGGCGCCGCGCTGACGACCGTCGCGTACTGCGCGGTCAGCGACGATGGCCGCACCTTCGTCGACCAGGCGCAGCTCGATGCACCGACGGTCCGGCAATTTCGTGCGCTCACCGACGCGGTCCATCGCCACGGCGCGGCGGCGTCCGCGCAGATCACGCACGGCGGCTGCTTCACGTTCCTGCCGTCGCTGTCGACGAAACGGCCGTTGAGCGCATCGGGCGGTTTCAACAAGGTCGGCGTGATGAGCGGCCGCTTTCTGAAGCAGGCGATGACGCGCGACCAGATGACCGTCATCGCCGACGAATTCGCACGTGCGGCACGCCATGCGCACGACGCGGGCTTCGACGCGGTCGAGATCCACATGGGGCACGGCTATCTGCTGAGCCAGTTCCTGTCGCCGCTGTACAACCGCCGCCGCGACGCGTACGGCGGCGATGCGGCGCGCCGCGCGGCGTTCCCCGTCGAGGTGCTGCGCCGCGTGCTCGACGCGGTCGGCCGCGATCTCGCCGTGATCTGCAAGATCGGCGTGACCGAAGGCGTGCGCGGCGGCGGGACCGCCGACGACGCGTGCGAGATCGCGCGGCGGCTCGAAGCCGAGGGCGCGCACCTGCTCGTGCTGAGCGGCGGGATGAATGTCGAATCGGTGTGGCAGCTGTTCGGCAGCCCGCTGCCCGGCGATGCGCGTGCGAACGCCGACAACGCGATCGTGCGCACCGCGATGGCGTTGCAGAAGCTCACCGAGCCGAAGATGGGCGCGTTTCGCGAGATGTATTTCCTCGAGCATTCGAAGAAAGTGCGTGCGGCCGTCCGGATGCCGCTCGCCTATCTCGGCGGCGTGCGTTCGCGCGAGAACGTCGCCCTGGCGATGCGCGAAGGGTTCGACGCGGTGGCGCTCGCTCGCGCGCTCGTGTTCGAGCCGGGCTTCGTGAACGGGCTGCGCGACGGCCGGCTCGCGCAGTCGGGCTGCACGTCGTGCAACCGCTGCGTCGTGTCGATGTACACCCCGGGCGGCACCGCTTGCGTGCTCAAGGAGCCGAACGACCCGGCGCCGAACCGCATGCCGGCCGTGGGCATGTGA